From the genome of Papaver somniferum cultivar HN1 chromosome 2, ASM357369v1, whole genome shotgun sequence, one region includes:
- the LOC113348613 gene encoding mediator of RNA polymerase II transcription subunit 15a-like isoform X1 → MKQKYFPRLDEMLRRLGKIQQLPIPLENLKPDEIEDLHGYKEDLKTARSFLSKSQGHRRYAMDDLIRWEKRLLGYMKLPILMAAVQLPGDLLSQLQIPQLKQHDSNQNTTLIDQKSMLTSLPKAGTLLKPAKLPSYALSSCTPLASSDLLGKPEYQQNVVLSSLPKDGNIGQMLVSSLLQQGHAIDNSTPVLSDSSSNENCAYLECNLGGGTAATINPGKSVSTITPIERLLKVVKTSSSKALSAAVSDIRSVVSMTDVFAGSYPGEEGARSSFPEDLASTIRCRVQRRNLEEINDVGKKKLKRCFSIESSLNAPPLEYNENTGCKKGNAFESSEKLKSVATSGIKKSRLEMSHALVEEIRKINHVLINTKLGISDEGISLMSAAGEDAEGTIVICTFSPIYCSSTEKFPALPMWFLIPAKYPLCSPVLLDSLHVSQSGDCAYENLITEAWIKFYEFLRCISEPTSLKEMAKSWDSCANAVFSEYARRMQK, encoded by the exons ATGAAACAGAAGTACTTTCCACGGTTGGACGAAATGCTTCGTCGGTTGGGCAAAATTCAGCAGCTACCCATTCCTTTAGAAAAT CTGAAGCCTGATGAGATTGAGGATCTCCATGGGtataaagaagatttgaaaacagcAAGATCTTTTTTGTCAAAATCACAAGGTCATCGTCGGTATGCTATGGATGATCTAATTCGTTGGGAGAAACGGCTTCTTGGATATATGAAGTTGCCGATTCTCATGGCAGCTGTTCAATTACCTGGTGATCTGTTGTCGCagttgcaaattcctcaactgaAGCAGCATGACAGCAACCAGAACACTACTCTGATAGACCAGAAAAGTATGCTAACATCATTACCAAAAGCCGGAACACTTTTGAAACCTGCAAAGTTACCTTCCTATGCACTTTCTTCTTGTACGCCTTTGGCATCATCTGATTTACTAGGCAAACCCGAATATCAGCAGAATGTTGTTCTGTCTTCACTACCGAAGGATGGAAATATTGGGCAAATGCTAGTTTCATCATTGCTCCAGCAGGGACATGCTATTGATAATAGCACTCCAGTATTATCAGATTCTTCTTCGAATGAAAATTGTGCCTACCTAGAATGCAATCTGGGTGGTGGTACTGCGGCCACTATCAATCCTGGGAAGTCGGTTTCAACAATAACACCTATAGAACGATTACTCAAAGTG GTAAAAACGTCGTCATCTAAAGCATTAAGTGCGGCTGTCAGTGACATTCGTTCAGTAGTCAGTATGACTGATGTATTCGCAGGATCATACCCTGGCGAAGAAGGAGCTAGATCTTCATTTCCTGAAGACCTAGCGTCTACCATAAGGTGCCGTGTTCAACGTAGGAACTTGGAAGAAATAAACGATGTAGGGAAAAAGAAACTGAAGCGATGCTTTTCAATTGAAAGTTCTCTAAATGCTCCGCCACTTGAATATAATGAAAATACTGGCTGTAAGAAGGGAAATGCTTTTGAGTCATCTGAAAAATTGAAATCAGTTGCAACATCTGGAATTAAGAAATCCAGACTTGAG ATGAGTCATGCCCTTGTGGAAGAAATCAGAAAGATAAACCATGTGCTAATCAACACAAAACTGGGTATTAGTGACGAGGGTATTAGTCTGATGTCAGCTGCAGGTGAAGATGCTGAAGGAACGATTGTCATCTGTACATTCAGCCCAATATATTGCAGTTCAACTGAAAAG TTTCCTGCTCTGCCCATGTGGTTCTTAATCCCTGCAAAATATCCGCTCTGTTCCCCTGTACTACTAGACAGTTTGCACGTCAGTCAGAG TGGCGACTGCGCATACGAAAATCTAATAACAGAGGCATGGATTAAGTTCTACGAATTCCTACGCTGCATATCTGAACCAACATCACTTAAGGAGATGGCCAAGAGTTGGGATTCTTGTGCTAATGCAGTGTTTTCTGAGTATGCCAGAAGAATGCAAAAGTAA
- the LOC113348613 gene encoding mediator of RNA polymerase II transcription subunit 15a-like isoform X2, whose translation MKQKYFPRLDEMLRRLGKIQQLPIPLENPDEIEDLHGYKEDLKTARSFLSKSQGHRRYAMDDLIRWEKRLLGYMKLPILMAAVQLPGDLLSQLQIPQLKQHDSNQNTTLIDQKSMLTSLPKAGTLLKPAKLPSYALSSCTPLASSDLLGKPEYQQNVVLSSLPKDGNIGQMLVSSLLQQGHAIDNSTPVLSDSSSNENCAYLECNLGGGTAATINPGKSVSTITPIERLLKVVKTSSSKALSAAVSDIRSVVSMTDVFAGSYPGEEGARSSFPEDLASTIRCRVQRRNLEEINDVGKKKLKRCFSIESSLNAPPLEYNENTGCKKGNAFESSEKLKSVATSGIKKSRLEMSHALVEEIRKINHVLINTKLGISDEGISLMSAAGEDAEGTIVICTFSPIYCSSTEKFPALPMWFLIPAKYPLCSPVLLDSLHVSQSGDCAYENLITEAWIKFYEFLRCISEPTSLKEMAKSWDSCANAVFSEYARRMQK comes from the exons ATGAAACAGAAGTACTTTCCACGGTTGGACGAAATGCTTCGTCGGTTGGGCAAAATTCAGCAGCTACCCATTCCTTTAGAAAAT CCTGATGAGATTGAGGATCTCCATGGGtataaagaagatttgaaaacagcAAGATCTTTTTTGTCAAAATCACAAGGTCATCGTCGGTATGCTATGGATGATCTAATTCGTTGGGAGAAACGGCTTCTTGGATATATGAAGTTGCCGATTCTCATGGCAGCTGTTCAATTACCTGGTGATCTGTTGTCGCagttgcaaattcctcaactgaAGCAGCATGACAGCAACCAGAACACTACTCTGATAGACCAGAAAAGTATGCTAACATCATTACCAAAAGCCGGAACACTTTTGAAACCTGCAAAGTTACCTTCCTATGCACTTTCTTCTTGTACGCCTTTGGCATCATCTGATTTACTAGGCAAACCCGAATATCAGCAGAATGTTGTTCTGTCTTCACTACCGAAGGATGGAAATATTGGGCAAATGCTAGTTTCATCATTGCTCCAGCAGGGACATGCTATTGATAATAGCACTCCAGTATTATCAGATTCTTCTTCGAATGAAAATTGTGCCTACCTAGAATGCAATCTGGGTGGTGGTACTGCGGCCACTATCAATCCTGGGAAGTCGGTTTCAACAATAACACCTATAGAACGATTACTCAAAGTG GTAAAAACGTCGTCATCTAAAGCATTAAGTGCGGCTGTCAGTGACATTCGTTCAGTAGTCAGTATGACTGATGTATTCGCAGGATCATACCCTGGCGAAGAAGGAGCTAGATCTTCATTTCCTGAAGACCTAGCGTCTACCATAAGGTGCCGTGTTCAACGTAGGAACTTGGAAGAAATAAACGATGTAGGGAAAAAGAAACTGAAGCGATGCTTTTCAATTGAAAGTTCTCTAAATGCTCCGCCACTTGAATATAATGAAAATACTGGCTGTAAGAAGGGAAATGCTTTTGAGTCATCTGAAAAATTGAAATCAGTTGCAACATCTGGAATTAAGAAATCCAGACTTGAG ATGAGTCATGCCCTTGTGGAAGAAATCAGAAAGATAAACCATGTGCTAATCAACACAAAACTGGGTATTAGTGACGAGGGTATTAGTCTGATGTCAGCTGCAGGTGAAGATGCTGAAGGAACGATTGTCATCTGTACATTCAGCCCAATATATTGCAGTTCAACTGAAAAG TTTCCTGCTCTGCCCATGTGGTTCTTAATCCCTGCAAAATATCCGCTCTGTTCCCCTGTACTACTAGACAGTTTGCACGTCAGTCAGAG TGGCGACTGCGCATACGAAAATCTAATAACAGAGGCATGGATTAAGTTCTACGAATTCCTACGCTGCATATCTGAACCAACATCACTTAAGGAGATGGCCAAGAGTTGGGATTCTTGTGCTAATGCAGTGTTTTCTGAGTATGCCAGAAGAATGCAAAAGTAA